A single region of the Cereibacter sphaeroides 2.4.1 genome encodes:
- a CDS encoding YihY/virulence factor BrkB family protein gives MGGEGFWHARWRLLVRLYDRVDSADLNLAAAGIAFYGFLAIFPAVAALIAIWGWASDPSVIRAQINLAADFLPEQAYGLFRGQVEALLAANSRHLGWASLFTTGAAIWSARAGVAALIRGLNATHRLPNRMGPWHIVRAIVLTLTLVGVGLVAMLLSVVAPLVLNVIPLGDFDQKVLELANVGVGLLVVVFGVALVYRLGPNRPKGSPRPIVTWGLLIAVTLWAAASRGLVFYLANFANYNEVYGSIGAVVALLVWLYLSAFAVLLGAAVDAVRATPH, from the coding sequence GTGGGCGGCGAAGGTTTCTGGCATGCGCGATGGCGGCTGCTGGTCCGGCTTTATGACCGGGTCGATTCGGCCGACCTCAATCTCGCGGCGGCGGGCATCGCCTTCTACGGATTCCTCGCGATCTTCCCCGCGGTGGCGGCGCTCATCGCCATCTGGGGCTGGGCCTCGGACCCGAGCGTGATCCGCGCCCAGATCAATCTCGCAGCAGATTTCCTGCCGGAACAGGCCTACGGTCTGTTCCGCGGTCAGGTCGAGGCGCTTCTGGCCGCCAACAGCCGCCATCTGGGCTGGGCCAGCCTCTTCACCACCGGCGCCGCGATCTGGTCGGCCCGTGCGGGCGTCGCGGCCCTGATCCGCGGCCTGAACGCCACGCACCGACTGCCGAACCGCATGGGGCCGTGGCACATCGTGCGGGCCATCGTGCTCACGCTGACCCTGGTGGGGGTGGGCCTCGTGGCGATGCTCCTGTCGGTTGTGGCGCCCCTCGTTCTGAACGTGATCCCGCTCGGTGACTTCGACCAGAAGGTGCTGGAGCTCGCCAACGTGGGCGTGGGCCTCCTCGTCGTGGTCTTCGGGGTGGCGCTGGTCTACCGGCTCGGCCCGAACCGGCCGAAGGGCAGCCCCCGGCCGATCGTGACCTGGGGGCTTCTGATCGCCGTCACCCTCTGGGCCGCAGCCTCGCGCGGGCTGGTCTTCTACCTTGCCAACTTCGCCAACTATAACGAGGTCTACGGCTCCATCGGGGCGGTGGTGGCGCTCCTCGTCTGGCTTTACCTCAGCGCCTTTGCCGTGCTGCTGGGAGCTGCGGTCGACGCCGTCCGCGCGACGCCGCACTAG
- a CDS encoding YjbF family lipoprotein, whose product MGEILEVMRHAIGASLLAACALLAACGSQEDTQGKATYVKQALSAMTGGKEKPATGPQNLTRAKLARVTSPLLVVEVEGTSAWALMVPFQTNGGVVTWSSTDDRTVALRDGVLLATRGLGPDLMSAEVPSAARIASASGNYLRVHYQIDGLDQTVKREYRCTLATDGPKTITIVERNYPTRHVLEHCEGATGQFTNEYWVDDAGTIRQSRQTFDQGLGKLKISRVID is encoded by the coding sequence ATGGGGGAGATTCTGGAAGTGATGCGGCACGCGATCGGAGCCAGCCTTCTTGCCGCCTGCGCGTTGCTCGCCGCCTGCGGATCTCAGGAGGATACACAGGGAAAGGCGACCTACGTCAAGCAGGCGCTGTCCGCCATGACGGGGGGCAAGGAAAAGCCTGCGACCGGGCCGCAGAACCTGACACGGGCCAAGCTCGCGCGCGTGACATCGCCGCTTCTGGTGGTCGAGGTGGAAGGAACCAGCGCCTGGGCGCTGATGGTGCCCTTCCAGACCAACGGCGGGGTCGTCACATGGTCCTCGACCGACGACCGCACCGTCGCTCTGCGCGACGGGGTCCTGCTCGCCACGCGTGGCCTCGGTCCCGACCTCATGTCGGCGGAGGTGCCCTCCGCGGCGCGCATAGCCTCGGCGAGCGGGAACTACCTGCGCGTGCATTACCAGATCGACGGGCTCGATCAGACGGTGAAGCGCGAATATCGTTGCACACTCGCAACGGATGGTCCGAAAACCATCACCATCGTGGAACGAAACTATCCCACCCGGCATGTGTTAGAGCATTGTGAGGGAGCTACGGGGCAGTTCACCAATGAATATTGGGTCGATGATGCCGGCACGATCCGGCAGAGTCGGCAGACTTTCGATCAGGGTCTCGGCAAGCTGAAGATCAGCCGAGTGATCGATTGA
- a CDS encoding ROK family protein: MRRQVRKRSAPDPTVGCGPLIPPLVESARPLRQQVFERVRAAGLTARVQVARDLSVSPASVTTIVSELIEAGLIEEVATRREGESGRGRPVVALGVRAAAHRVVGLKISDRDLSAVVMDFAGHLLAEHHEERSPAALPPDRILSLIETLLDRVTTKAGLTRQELSAVGIGLPGYVDSAGGRVLWSSILSERNVPLGRLVTERLGLPAQIDNDANLCAMAELWFGAGRRLSDFVVVTIEHGLGMGMVTNHRIFRGARGIGMELGHTKVQLDGALCRCGQRGCLEAYVADYALAREATTALNWTHRQTQSTAVLLESLHDHAKAGNQAARSIFRRAGRYLAVGLANVVNLVDPPLLILAGARLRFDYLYAEETLAEMNALVLETGRPLPEIEIHAWGEMLWAHGAAALALSALGERLLALPREGVAQ, translated from the coding sequence ATGCGCCGGCAGGTCCGCAAGCGGTCCGCCCCCGACCCCACGGTCGGATGCGGTCCCCTGATTCCCCCGCTCGTCGAGAGCGCCCGCCCCCTGCGCCAGCAGGTGTTCGAGCGGGTGCGGGCGGCGGGCCTCACGGCACGGGTGCAGGTGGCCCGCGATCTGAGCGTGAGCCCCGCCTCGGTCACCACCATCGTCTCGGAACTGATCGAGGCGGGTCTCATCGAGGAAGTGGCCACCCGCCGCGAGGGCGAGAGCGGCCGCGGCCGGCCGGTGGTGGCGCTCGGCGTGCGGGCCGCGGCGCATCGCGTCGTCGGGCTGAAGATCTCGGATCGCGACCTGTCGGCGGTGGTGATGGATTTCGCGGGGCATCTGCTGGCCGAGCATCATGAGGAGCGCAGCCCCGCGGCCCTGCCGCCCGACCGGATCCTGAGCCTGATCGAGACGCTGCTCGACCGCGTGACCACCAAGGCGGGCCTGACCCGGCAGGAGCTGTCGGCGGTGGGAATCGGGCTGCCGGGCTATGTCGACAGCGCGGGCGGGCGGGTGCTCTGGTCCTCGATCCTGTCCGAGCGCAATGTGCCGCTCGGCCGGCTCGTGACCGAGCGGCTCGGCCTGCCGGCCCAGATCGACAACGATGCCAATCTCTGCGCCATGGCCGAGCTGTGGTTCGGCGCGGGGCGGCGGCTGTCGGATTTCGTCGTCGTCACCATCGAGCATGGGCTCGGCATGGGCATGGTCACGAACCACCGGATCTTCCGCGGCGCGCGCGGCATCGGGATGGAGCTCGGCCACACCAAGGTGCAGCTCGACGGCGCGCTCTGCCGCTGCGGCCAGCGCGGGTGCCTCGAGGCCTATGTGGCGGATTACGCGCTGGCCCGCGAAGCGACGACCGCCCTCAACTGGACCCACCGGCAGACACAGTCCACGGCCGTGCTGCTCGAGAGCCTGCATGACCATGCGAAGGCCGGCAATCAGGCCGCCCGGTCGATCTTCCGCCGCGCGGGGCGTTATCTGGCCGTGGGGCTGGCCAATGTGGTCAATCTCGTCGATCCGCCGCTTCTCATCCTCGCGGGGGCGCGGCTGCGTTTCGATTACCTCTATGCCGAGGAGACGCTGGCCGAGATGAACGCTCTCGTGCTGGAAACCGGGCGGCCGCTGCCCGAGATCGAGATACACGCCTGGGGAGAGATGCTGTGGGCGCATGGTGCGGCGGCTCTGGCCCTGTCGGCCTTGGGCGAAAGGCTGCTCGCGCTGCCGCGGGAGGGGGTCGCGCAATAG
- a CDS encoding translocation/assembly module TamB domain-containing protein: MRIILFLLWLLLPVAAFAQSAEEDRGFLQGLIEDNLSSAGREVRIEGFRGALSSRATVERLTIADDQGIWLTLNKVVLDWSRSALLSGRLSVSELSADEILLERLPVADESVDVPSPEARDFALPELPVAVEIGRIAADRLVLGETVLGTPVEATLEASGSLAGGSGQAQLLARRTDGPQGELRLTTSFSNADRQLALDLALIEADDGIAATLMDLPGRPPLELTVQGQGPLSNYAADIRLVTDGEERLAGRVTLQGDAAQGRQFAAELGGNVVPLFLPQYAYFFGPDVQLDVAGTRATDGRLDLSRLNLSTRALQLQGALVVAADGLPERIALTGRIASADGQPVLLPLSGPETRVGRVDLDVAYDAAQGETWTARLLVAGLDRPDFAAERFSLDGSGRIARTDGGTSTVSGRLAYAAEGLAPADPDLATALGPRIAGAADFSWTEGVDGLRLPTLTLDGSDYGLAADLTLEGLTSGLAVSGEADLRFEDLARFSGLAGRPLSGQGEGTVSGTYAALTGAIDAEASITGTDLALGQAELDNLLKGTSTIEASLIRDTTGTRLRTLRIAAQSLTATASGTLASAGSDIAAQLAFADLSVLGPAYDGRLEADARFTGTPEAGQISIQANGRDLRVGQPQVDGLLAGTSTIDIAGRLDQGALVLERARVNARTLTLTAAGRLATEGSDLTADLNFSDLSPLGAGYGGALSAEATFKGTPENATITADARATNLRVGQSQADALLRGESTLSAQVRLENGAIRVDRAALRNPQLTVTADGSVAGADRNLTLDARLSNLALVVPQFPGPLTVQGTARSQGTSYRLDLRARGPGGIDLRAQGTAAGDFSTVDVGVTGSAQAALANPFIEPRNVEGPIRFDLRVNGQPALSSVSGTVSLAGGRFADQDLGLVIERLQADARLAGGRATLDVQGRPAAGGRLALTGNIGLESPFAADLALEIRRAVLRDPELYETTASGRITVQGPLTGGAQIAGRIDLEETELRIPSTGFGGANGLPDLQHRNEPAAVRTTRARAGLLDDGSGGSGGRDSRPFGLNLLISSPDRIFIRGRGLDAELGGQLLVSGTTANVVPSGAFNLIRGRLDILGKRLTLSEAQLLLEGDFVPYIRVVASTENDGITTSVVIQGRADEPDVSFTSTPELPEEEVISRLLFGRGLDTISPLQAAQLASAVATLAGRGGEGVIGRLRQGFGLDDLDVATDADGGTSVRAGKYISENVYTQVEVDQQGQSQINLNLDVTPSVKLRGSVGTEGDTSIGIFIERDY; encoded by the coding sequence ATGCGGATCATCCTCTTTCTTCTCTGGCTTCTCTTGCCCGTTGCGGCCTTCGCGCAATCGGCCGAGGAGGATCGCGGCTTCCTTCAGGGCCTGATCGAGGACAATCTTTCCTCGGCCGGACGCGAGGTGCGGATCGAGGGCTTCCGCGGCGCGCTTTCCTCGCGGGCGACGGTCGAGCGGCTGACGATTGCCGACGATCAGGGCATCTGGCTCACGCTGAACAAGGTCGTGCTGGACTGGAGCCGATCGGCCCTCCTGTCGGGGCGGCTCTCGGTCTCCGAACTGTCGGCCGACGAGATCCTGCTCGAGCGGCTGCCCGTGGCGGACGAGAGCGTCGATGTCCCCTCTCCCGAGGCGCGGGACTTCGCCCTGCCCGAGCTGCCGGTCGCCGTCGAGATCGGCCGGATCGCGGCCGATCGGCTCGTTCTGGGCGAGACCGTTCTGGGCACCCCTGTCGAGGCCACGCTCGAAGCCTCCGGCTCGCTCGCGGGCGGCTCGGGGCAGGCGCAGCTCCTTGCCCGCCGCACCGACGGGCCGCAGGGAGAGCTCCGGCTCACGACCAGCTTCTCGAACGCGGACCGGCAGCTTGCGCTCGATCTGGCGCTGATCGAGGCCGACGACGGGATCGCGGCGACTCTCATGGATCTCCCGGGGCGGCCGCCGCTCGAACTGACGGTGCAGGGTCAGGGACCGCTGTCGAACTACGCGGCCGACATCCGGCTCGTGACCGACGGCGAGGAACGGCTGGCTGGGCGCGTCACGCTGCAGGGCGACGCGGCGCAGGGCCGCCAGTTCGCGGCCGAACTCGGCGGCAATGTCGTGCCGCTCTTTCTGCCGCAATATGCATACTTCTTCGGCCCGGACGTGCAGCTCGACGTGGCGGGCACGCGGGCGACGGACGGCCGGCTGGACCTCAGCCGGCTCAATCTCTCCACCCGCGCGCTGCAGCTTCAGGGCGCTCTGGTGGTGGCCGCCGACGGGCTGCCCGAGCGGATCGCCCTCACCGGCCGGATCGCCTCGGCCGATGGCCAGCCCGTGCTCCTGCCCCTGTCCGGCCCGGAAACGCGCGTGGGCAGGGTCGATCTCGACGTGGCCTATGACGCGGCCCAAGGCGAGACCTGGACGGCGCGGCTTCTGGTGGCGGGCCTCGACCGGCCGGACTTCGCGGCCGAACGCTTCAGCCTCGACGGCTCGGGCCGGATCGCGCGCACCGACGGCGGCACCTCCACGGTGTCCGGCCGCCTCGCCTATGCCGCCGAGGGTCTCGCGCCAGCCGATCCGGATCTCGCCACCGCCCTCGGCCCCCGCATCGCGGGCGCGGCCGACTTTTCCTGGACCGAAGGGGTCGACGGCCTCCGGCTGCCGACGCTCACCCTCGACGGAAGCGACTACGGCCTCGCCGCCGACCTGACGCTGGAGGGCCTGACGAGCGGCCTCGCCGTCTCGGGCGAGGCCGACCTGCGGTTCGAGGACCTTGCGCGGTTCTCCGGCCTCGCCGGCCGTCCGCTTTCGGGGCAAGGCGAAGGCACGGTCAGCGGCACCTATGCGGCCCTGACCGGCGCCATCGACGCCGAGGCCTCGATCACCGGCACCGACCTCGCGCTCGGACAGGCCGAACTCGACAATCTCCTCAAGGGCACCTCGACCATCGAGGCCTCGCTCATCCGCGACACCACGGGCACCCGGCTCCGCACCCTGCGGATCGCGGCGCAGAGCCTGACGGCCACGGCATCGGGGACCCTCGCCAGCGCCGGCAGCGACATTGCGGCCCAGCTGGCCTTTGCGGATCTCTCCGTGCTGGGCCCGGCCTATGACGGCCGGCTCGAGGCCGACGCGCGCTTCACTGGCACCCCCGAGGCCGGGCAGATCTCGATTCAGGCCAATGGCCGGGATCTGCGCGTGGGTCAGCCACAGGTAGACGGTCTTCTCGCCGGCACCTCGACCATCGACATCGCCGGACGGCTGGATCAGGGCGCGCTCGTCCTTGAGCGGGCGCGGGTCAATGCCCGCACGCTCACGCTGACGGCCGCGGGGCGGCTCGCGACCGAGGGAAGCGACCTTACCGCCGACCTGAACTTCAGCGACCTGTCCCCCCTCGGTGCGGGCTACGGCGGCGCGCTTTCGGCCGAGGCCACCTTCAAGGGCACGCCGGAGAACGCCACGATCACCGCCGACGCGCGGGCGACGAACCTGCGCGTCGGCCAGTCTCAGGCCGATGCGCTTCTGCGCGGCGAGAGCACGCTCTCGGCGCAGGTTCGTCTCGAAAACGGCGCGATCCGCGTCGACCGGGCGGCCCTGCGCAACCCGCAGCTCACCGTTACCGCCGATGGGTCGGTGGCGGGCGCGGACCGCAACCTCACCCTCGACGCGCGGCTGTCGAACCTTGCGCTGGTCGTGCCGCAGTTCCCCGGTCCGCTGACCGTGCAGGGCACGGCCCGAAGCCAGGGGACGAGCTACCGGCTCGATCTGCGCGCCCGAGGACCGGGCGGCATCGACCTGCGGGCGCAGGGGACGGCGGCGGGCGACTTCTCGACGGTCGACGTGGGCGTCACCGGCAGCGCGCAGGCAGCGCTGGCCAATCCGTTCATCGAGCCGCGCAATGTGGAGGGCCCGATCCGGTTCGACCTGCGCGTCAACGGGCAGCCCGCGCTTTCCTCGGTGTCGGGGACGGTATCGCTGGCCGGAGGCCGCTTCGCCGATCAGGACCTCGGCCTGGTGATCGAACGGCTGCAGGCCGACGCCCGCCTGGCCGGAGGCCGGGCGACGCTGGATGTGCAGGGCCGTCCCGCGGCGGGCGGGCGGCTGGCGCTGACCGGCAACATCGGTCTCGAATCCCCCTTCGCGGCCGACCTCGCCCTCGAGATCCGCCGCGCGGTCCTGCGCGACCCCGAGCTCTACGAGACGACCGCCAGCGGGCGCATCACCGTTCAGGGGCCGCTCACCGGCGGCGCGCAGATCGCGGGCCGCATCGATCTCGAGGAGACGGAACTGCGCATCCCCTCGACCGGCTTCGGCGGCGCGAACGGGCTGCCCGATCTGCAGCATCGGAACGAACCCGCGGCGGTGCGCACGACCCGCGCCCGGGCCGGCCTTCTGGATGATGGCTCCGGTGGCTCCGGCGGGCGGGACTCGCGGCCCTTCGGGCTCAATCTGCTCATCAGCTCGCCCGACCGGATCTTCATCCGGGGGCGGGGTCTCGATGCCGAGCTCGGCGGCCAGCTTCTCGTCTCGGGGACTACGGCCAATGTGGTGCCCAGCGGGGCCTTCAACCTGATCCGCGGCCGCCTCGACATCCTCGGCAAGCGCCTCACGCTGAGCGAGGCACAGCTGCTGCTCGAGGGCGACTTCGTGCCCTACATCCGCGTCGTGGCCTCGACGGAGAACGACGGGATCACGACCTCGGTGGTGATCCAGGGGCGCGCGGACGAGCCCGACGTCAGCTTCACCTCGACGCCCGAACTGCCCGAGGAGGAGGTGATCTCGCGCCTGCTCTTCGGCAGGGGTCTCGACACGATCAGCCCCCTGCAGGCCGCGCAGCTTGCGAGCGCCGTGGCGACGCTCGCGGGCCGCGGCGGCGAGGGCGTGATCGGGCGGCTGCGGCAGGGCTTCGGGCTGGACGATCTGGATGTGGCGACGGATGCAGACGGCGGCACTTCGGTGCGGGCCGGGAAATACATCTCGGAGAATGTCTATACCCAGGTCGAGGTGGACCAGCAGGGGCAGAGCCAGATCAACCTGAATCTCGACGTCACCCCGAGCGTCAAGCTGCGCGGCAGCGTGGGGACCGAAGGCGATACCTCCATCGGCATCTTCATCGAGCGGGATTACTGA
- a CDS encoding sugar ABC transporter permease produces the protein MSDTANAPGAARKRSFIETLEIDTRLLGMIGAFVVLCLVFHFQTDGRFLTPRNIFTLAIQTVSVAIMATGMVFVIVTRHIDLSVGSLLALCSAVMGMMQVVVLPQMMGIDFGSPLIAPVAIASGLVVGVAIGAFNGWLIGYLGIPSFIVTLGGLLIWRNVAWYLTSGQTIGPLDQTFQLFGGINGTIGPFWSWILGGVGTAAALWGLWSARRAKQSHGFAVKPVWAELVMGGVLSAAILGFIAIVNAYEVPAARLRRLFEARGETLPEGYTTGYGLPISVLLLVAVAIAMTVIAKRTRFGRYIFATGGNPDAAELSGINTRLLTVKIFALLGGLCALSAVVASARLTNHANDIGTLDELRVIAAAVIGGTALSGGMGTIYGAILGAIIMQSLQSGMAMVGVDAPFQNIVVGSVLVLAVLIDIIYRKRTGGFK, from the coding sequence ATGAGCGATACCGCCAATGCGCCGGGCGCCGCCCGCAAGCGCAGTTTCATCGAGACCCTCGAGATCGACACCCGCCTTCTGGGCATGATCGGTGCCTTCGTCGTGCTCTGTCTCGTGTTCCATTTCCAGACCGACGGGCGGTTCCTGACCCCCCGCAACATCTTCACCCTCGCGATCCAGACCGTCTCGGTCGCGATCATGGCGACGGGGATGGTCTTCGTGATCGTCACGCGCCACATCGACCTGTCGGTGGGCTCGCTGCTTGCGCTCTGCTCGGCCGTCATGGGCATGATGCAGGTGGTGGTGCTGCCGCAGATGATGGGCATCGACTTCGGCAGCCCGCTCATCGCCCCGGTGGCGATCGCCTCCGGCCTCGTCGTGGGCGTGGCGATCGGCGCCTTCAACGGCTGGCTGATCGGCTATCTCGGCATCCCCTCCTTCATCGTGACGCTGGGGGGGCTGCTCATCTGGCGCAACGTGGCCTGGTATCTGACCTCGGGCCAGACCATCGGCCCGCTCGACCAGACCTTCCAGCTCTTCGGCGGGATCAACGGCACCATCGGCCCCTTCTGGTCCTGGATCCTCGGCGGCGTGGGCACGGCCGCGGCGCTCTGGGGGCTCTGGAGCGCGCGGCGGGCCAAGCAGTCGCACGGCTTCGCCGTCAAGCCGGTCTGGGCCGAGCTCGTGATGGGCGGCGTCCTTTCGGCCGCAATCCTGGGCTTCATCGCCATCGTCAATGCCTACGAAGTGCCGGCCGCGCGCCTGCGCCGCCTGTTCGAGGCCCGCGGCGAGACTCTGCCCGAGGGCTATACGACGGGCTACGGCCTGCCGATCTCGGTTCTTCTGCTGGTGGCGGTCGCCATCGCCATGACCGTCATCGCCAAGCGCACCCGCTTCGGGCGCTACATCTTCGCCACCGGCGGCAACCCGGATGCGGCCGAGCTGTCGGGCATCAACACGCGGCTCCTGACGGTCAAGATCTTCGCGCTGCTGGGCGGGCTCTGCGCGCTCTCGGCGGTGGTGGCCTCGGCGCGCCTGACCAACCACGCCAACGACATCGGCACGCTCGACGAGCTGCGCGTGATCGCCGCGGCCGTGATCGGCGGCACCGCGCTCTCGGGCGGGATGGGCACGATCTACGGCGCGATCCTCGGCGCGATCATCATGCAGTCGCTCCAGTCCGGGATGGCGATGGTGGGGGTGGATGCGCCGTTCCAGAACATCGTCGTGGGCTCGGTCCTCGTCCTCGCCGTGCTGATCGACATCATCTACCGCAAGCGGACCGGAGGCTTCAAATGA
- a CDS encoding autotransporter assembly complex protein TamA: MSVSSYRSPSLRAALVLLAIAAAAPQARALDRLEFRVAGSTDEVEEVIKGASALIAARAAEDSETQDIFSAARSEYGRLVTALYGLGYYSPVVSVLVDGREAAQIPPLDAPETIGTIIVQVQVGPPFRFGAARVAPLAPETEMPEGFRTGERARSTLVQDAVSAAADGWRSAGFAKVDVGSQTVVADHARRTLDADVRMAPGPRLRFGDLRINGEQRMSERRIRKIANLPTGETYDPEELADSADRLRRTGVFRSVSLTEDETVTAPDLLGITATVVEELPRRYSFGVEVSSLEGATISGQWIHRNLLGGGERLTVTGEVDNLGASNSGVDYRLGVTLDRPATPTADTTLGFGVLVERLDEEDYLADTVSLSTTLTRLFSKRLTGSLGVGYTYSDVEDDFGSYVYEYVSLPGTLVWNSRDNDLNATEGFYVAAGATPFAGMGDTGSGGQLTLDSRAFVGFGNEDRPFVLAGRLQAGAVLGPELIETPRNYLFYSGGGGTVRGQPYQSLGVRPDPTDPDYKIGGTRFAAISAELRAPITRRIGVVAFADAGYVTAEDIDSDRDDWHAGAGLGLRYDTGFGPIRVDVAAPVGGDTGDGVQIYVGIGQAF, encoded by the coding sequence GTGTCCGTCTCCAGCTACCGATCGCCGAGCCTGCGGGCCGCCCTCGTCCTGCTCGCCATCGCCGCGGCGGCCCCTCAGGCTCGGGCGCTCGACCGGCTCGAGTTCCGCGTGGCCGGCAGCACCGACGAGGTCGAAGAGGTGATCAAGGGCGCCTCCGCCCTGATCGCGGCACGCGCGGCCGAAGACAGCGAGACGCAGGACATCTTCTCGGCCGCCCGGTCGGAATACGGTCGGCTGGTGACGGCCCTCTACGGCCTTGGCTACTATTCTCCCGTGGTGAGCGTGCTTGTGGACGGGCGCGAGGCGGCGCAGATCCCGCCGCTCGACGCCCCCGAGACCATCGGCACCATCATCGTGCAGGTGCAGGTCGGCCCGCCCTTCCGGTTCGGCGCGGCGCGGGTGGCTCCGCTCGCCCCCGAGACGGAGATGCCAGAAGGCTTCCGCACCGGCGAGCGCGCGCGCAGCACGCTGGTGCAGGACGCGGTAAGTGCTGCAGCGGACGGCTGGCGCTCGGCGGGCTTCGCGAAGGTCGATGTGGGATCGCAGACGGTGGTGGCCGATCATGCCCGGCGCACGCTCGATGCCGATGTCCGCATGGCGCCCGGGCCCCGGCTCCGCTTCGGGGACCTGCGCATCAACGGCGAACAGCGCATGAGCGAGCGCCGCATCCGCAAGATCGCCAATCTGCCCACCGGCGAGACCTACGACCCCGAGGAACTGGCGGACAGCGCCGACCGCCTGCGCCGGACGGGCGTCTTCCGCTCGGTCTCGCTGACCGAGGACGAGACGGTGACAGCGCCCGACCTGCTCGGCATCACCGCCACCGTCGTCGAGGAACTGCCGCGCCGCTACAGCTTCGGCGTCGAGGTCTCGAGCCTCGAAGGCGCCACCATCTCGGGCCAGTGGATCCACCGCAACCTTCTGGGCGGTGGCGAGCGGCTGACCGTGACGGGCGAGGTGGACAATCTCGGCGCCTCGAACAGCGGCGTGGACTACCGCCTCGGGGTGACGCTCGACCGCCCCGCCACCCCCACCGCCGACACGACCCTCGGTTTCGGGGTGCTGGTGGAGCGGCTGGACGAGGAGGATTACCTCGCAGATACCGTGTCGCTCTCGACGACGCTGACCCGGCTCTTCAGCAAGCGCCTCACCGGCAGCCTCGGGGTCGGCTATACCTACTCGGACGTCGAGGACGATTTCGGAAGCTACGTCTACGAATATGTCTCATTGCCCGGCACGCTCGTCTGGAACTCGCGGGACAACGACCTGAACGCGACCGAGGGCTTCTACGTCGCGGCCGGAGCCACGCCGTTCGCGGGCATGGGCGACACCGGGTCGGGCGGCCAGCTCACGCTCGACAGCCGCGCCTTCGTGGGCTTCGGCAACGAGGACCGGCCCTTCGTGCTGGCCGGGCGCCTGCAGGCCGGAGCGGTCCTCGGCCCCGAACTGATCGAGACGCCGCGGAACTACCTGTTCTATTCCGGCGGCGGCGGCACCGTCCGCGGCCAGCCCTACCAGTCGCTCGGCGTGCGTCCCGACCCGACGGATCCCGATTACAAGATCGGCGGCACCCGCTTCGCCGCGATCTCGGCCGAACTGCGCGCGCCCATCACGCGGCGGATCGGCGTCGTGGCCTTTGCGGATGCGGGCTACGTCACCGCCGAGGATATCGACTCCGACCGCGACGACTGGCACGCCGGTGCAGGCCTCGGCCTGCGCTACGACACCGGCTTCGGCCCGATCCGCGTCGATGTGGCGGCCCCGGTGGGCGGCGACACCGGCGACGGGGTGCAGATCTATGTGGGAATCGGGCAGGCCTTCTGA
- the xylF gene encoding D-xylose ABC transporter substrate-binding protein has protein sequence MHKALLAAVVATAGFSSAALAQDLTVGVSWSNFQEERWKTDEAAIKEALEAAGATYVSADAQSSSAKQLSDVEALISQGVDALIILAQDADAIGPAVQAAADEGIPVVAYDRLIEDNRAFYLTFDNVEVGRMQARAVFEQAPKGNYVMIKGNAADPNADFLRGGQQEVLQKAIDAGDITIVGEAYTDSWLPANAQRNMEQILTANDNKVDAVVASNDGTAGGAIAALTAQGMQGIPVSGQDGDHAALNRIAKGTQTVSVWKDSRELGKAAAEIAVAMAKGTEMEGVEGAQKWTSPKGTEMNAVFLEPIAITKDNLSVVVDAGWIGKDALCQGVSNGPAPCN, from the coding sequence ATGCATAAGGCCCTTTTGGCCGCCGTGGTCGCCACGGCCGGCTTTTCCTCTGCCGCGCTCGCCCAGGATCTGACGGTCGGCGTCAGCTGGTCGAACTTTCAGGAAGAACGCTGGAAGACCGACGAGGCTGCGATCAAGGAGGCCCTCGAAGCGGCGGGCGCCACCTATGTCTCGGCCGACGCGCAATCCTCCTCGGCCAAGCAGTTGTCCGACGTCGAGGCCCTGATCTCGCAGGGCGTCGATGCGCTCATCATCCTGGCGCAGGATGCCGACGCCATCGGCCCGGCCGTGCAGGCGGCCGCCGACGAGGGCATTCCGGTCGTAGCCTATGACCGGCTGATCGAGGACAACCGCGCCTTCTACCTGACCTTCGACAACGTCGAGGTGGGCCGCATGCAGGCCCGCGCCGTGTTCGAGCAGGCGCCGAAGGGCAATTATGTCATGATCAAGGGCAATGCCGCCGACCCGAACGCCGACTTCCTGCGCGGCGGCCAGCAGGAGGTGCTGCAGAAGGCCATCGACGCGGGCGACATCACCATCGTGGGCGAGGCCTATACCGACAGCTGGCTGCCCGCCAACGCCCAGCGGAACATGGAGCAGATCCTGACCGCCAACGACAACAAGGTCGATGCGGTCGTGGCCTCGAACGACGGCACCGCGGGCGGCGCCATCGCCGCGCTGACGGCGCAGGGGATGCAGGGCATCCCGGTTTCGGGTCAGGACGGCGACCATGCGGCGCTGAACCGGATCGCCAAGGGCACGCAGACCGTCTCGGTCTGGAAGGACTCGCGCGAGCTGGGCAAGGCCGCCGCCGAGATCGCCGTGGCGATGGCCAAGGGCACCGAGATGGAAGGCGTCGAGGGCGCCCAGAAATGGACCTCGCCCAAGGGCACCGAGATGAACGCCGTGTTCCTCGAGCCCATCGCCATCACCAAGGACAACCTCTCGGTCGTCGTGGATGCGGGCTGGATCGGGAAGGACGCGCTCTGCCAGGGCGTCTCGAACGGCCCGGCCCCCTGCAACTGA